GCAGCTTGTAGCGCGCGAACAGCTGCTTGATACGCTGTCCCGATGCGAGTGATGCGCCGTGTTTCGCGTGGCTATCGGAAGAAGTGAGATCAGGAGTCATGCGACGCTCGCCAGTTGAGTGGGGCCCTTGCCTTTCGTGTCCGCGTCTTTCGTGTTCGTCGCGATCGCGGCCGTCAGAATATGTTCCTGCGTGAGACCGTCATTCACAAAATCGCCGCGCAACTCGCCTTCGCCGATCACGAGCACGCGATCGCTCACGCCGAGCACTTCCGTCAATTCCGACGACACCATGATGATCGACACGCCGCGCTTCGCGAGCGCGAACATCAGCTTGTAGATTTCGAACTTCGCGCCGACATCGACGCCGCGTGTCGGCTCGTCGAGAATCAGCACGGAGGGATTCGTGAGCAGCATGCGCGTGAGCACCGCCTTCTGCTGGTTGCCGCCCGAAAGGCTCGCAATCGACAGCATTGGCGACGCTGCGCGCACGGACAGGCGCTTCATTTCCGAGTTGATCGTGTCGAGTTCGGATGCGGTATCGATGCGCCCGCCTTTCGCGAAGCGTTGCAACACGGCGAGCGTGATGTTATGACCCACGCCCAGCTGCGGCACGATGCCGTGACGCTTGCGGTCCTCCGGCACCATTGCGATGCCTGCCGTGATCGCATCGGCGGGTGCGCGGATTTTCAGGCGCTTGCCGTCCATCCACACTTCAGCCTCGCTCACACCCGGATACGCGCCGAAGATCGCCTGCATCAACTCCGTGCGCCCCGCACCGACCAGTCCCGCGACGCCGAGAATTTCGCCCTTGCGCAACGCAAACGACACATCGTCGACGCGCTTGCGGTTCGTATTCGTCACGTCATAGCACGTCACGTTGCGCGCCTCGAAGATCACGTCGCCGATCTCATGCGGTTCGCGCGGAAACAGATTCGTGATCTCGCGCCCGACCATCATCGCGATGATGCGATCGGTGGTGAGCTGCTTCATCGGCTGCGTGGCGACGTGCTTGCCGTCGCGTATCACGGTGATCGTGTCGCACACGGCTTCCACTTCATCGAGCTTGTGCGAGATATACACGCAAGCCACGCCGCGCTTTTTCAGATCGCGCACGATATCGAGCAGGATCTTCGTTTCCGCTGCCGTCAACGATGACGAAGGCTCGTCGAGTATCAGCAGTCGGGCCTGCTTGTTGAGCGCCTTGGCGATTTCGATCAGTTGCTGATGCCCGCCGCCATAGTTCATCACCGGCTGCGCGACGTTGATGCCTGCGATATTCAGTTCGCGCAAGAGTTCGTCGGCGCGCTGATACATCGCCGCGTAATTCATGCGGCCGCCGGGCAGCGTGATTTCGTTGCCGAGGAAAATGTTCTCGGCCACCGACAATTGCGGCACCAGCATCAGTTCCTGATGGATGATGACGATGCCTGCGCGTTCGGTATCGCGGATGTTCTGCGCGACGAGCGGCTTGCCGTCCCAGAGGATTTCGCCGGACCACTCGCCATGTGGATAGACGCCGGAGACGATCTTCATCAGCGTCGATTTGCCGGCGCCATTTTCGCCGCACAGTCCGACGCATTCGCCGGGCGCGACGACGAGATCGATGCCGTCGAGCGCCTTCACCCCGGCAAACGATTTGGCGATGCCGCGCAACTCCAGAAGCGCTTGTGCCATGCGTAATGTCCTGGATGGATGAAAGATGCGCGAGCGCTTCTGTCTGTGACGATCAGAAGTGCCCGCGCCCGCTATCAGTTGCCAGCCAGTTGCGCCTGCGTATAGAAGCCGTCCTTGATCACGACATCGACGTTGCTCTTGGTAAGAAGCGTGGGTTGCAGAAGCACCGTATCGACCTGCTTCTTGCCGTTGTCGTACTTCGCGTTGTACGCGGGCTTGTCGCCCTTCGCGAGATCGACGGCGAGCTTGGCCGCCTCACCTGCGATCAGCTTCAGCGGTTTGTAGACGGTCATCGTCTGCGTGCCCGCGATCACGCGCTTCACAGCCGCAAGGTCCGCATCCTGACCTGACACGGGCACCTTGCCCGCCATCTTCTGCGCGGCGAGCGCCTGGATCGCGCCGCCTGCTGTGCCGTCGTTCGACGCGACGATCGCATCGATCTTGTTGTTGTTCGCGGTCAGTGCGTCTTCCGTGATGCGCAGCGCGGTCGCCGCGCTCCATTCCGGCACCCACTGCTGGCCAACGATCTTCACGTCGCCGCGATCGATGGCGGGCTTGAGCACCTTCAACTGCCCTTCGCGCAGCATCTTCGCGTTGTTGTCGGTCGGTGCGCCGCCGAGCAGGAAGTAGTTGCCTTTGGGCTGCGCGTTGTAGACGCCTTGCGCCTGGAGTTCACCGACCTTCTCGTTGTCAAACGAGATATAGGCATCGACATCGGCATCGAGAATCAGCCGGTCATACGACACGACCTTGATTCCTGCCTTGTGCGCTTCGGCGACGACATTGCCCAGGGTCTTCGAATTGAACGGCACGATCACGATCACGTCGACACCGCGCGAGATCAGGTTTTCGATCTGCGAGATTTGCCGCGCTTCGCTTGCGTCGGCGGATTGCACGGAGACTTTCGCGCCGAGCTTGGTTGCTGCGGCGACGAAATAGTCGCGATCGCGCGACCAGCGCTCAACGCGCAGGTCGTCGATACAGAAGCCGATTTCGGGCTTATCCTTGCTCGCGTGCGCGAGCGGCGCGATCATCGTCAGGCCGGCGGCCATCGCGGCGCAAACGAGGGAACTCAATACGGAACGACGCATTGCAGATTTCATGTCTCACTCCATTTAGGGTTGCGTGCAGTTTCGAATGCGAGAGAGTCGAACCGCCGTCTTAACCTCAGGGTGCGCTGCGAATACCTGTTCGCGAGCGTCAATTTTGAAAACTGCCCCATTTTTGTTTGCACGACAGCGTGTGCCGTGCGCGCCGGCGGAGCAATTGCGAAATCTACCGGCGCTGCTAACGTTTTTTCGTGCCTTTGCGTTGCCTATTTAGCGGCTGAGTAGATTGCCTGATTGACGATGTTCTCCAGACGCTCCTGCTGTCCGCTGACATGACGCGGCGCGATGTTTCGCTGCACTGCATCGCTTGCCAGCGATTCGAGCGAATAGCCGCCCGCCAGCACCTTACGGCCGAAATCGCTGTCCCATCCCGCATAGCGCTGCTGCTTGAACGCGCCCAACGTGTCGTTCTCGACGAGATGAGCTGCGCGCTCCAGGGCGACGGCGATCACATCGATTGCGCCGATATGGCCGTGCACCAGGTCTTCGGGATCGATACTCTGGCGGCGGACCTTTGCATCGAAGTTCATGCCGCCCGTCTTAAAGCCGCCGTTGCGCAGGATCTCGTAGAACGCGAGCGTGAGTTCTTCCACACTATTTGGGAACTGGTCCGTGTCCCAGCCGTTTTGCGCGTCGCCGCGATTTGCGTCGATGCTGCCGAAAATGCCGAGCGCGAATGCGTTGGCGATTTCGTGGTGAAACGAATGACCGGCGAGTGTTGCGTGATTTGCTTCGATGTTCACGCGGATTTCATCCTGCAAGCCGAATTGCGTCAGAAAGCCGTGGACTGTCGCGACGTCGTAGTCATATTGATGCTTGGTCGGCTCTTGCGGTTTCGGCTCGATCAGCAGTGCGCCCTTGAAGCCCAACTTGTGCTTGTGCTCGACGACCATGCTCATGAAGCGGCCAAGCTGCTCGCGCTCGCGTTTCAGGTCGGTGTTGAGCAAGGTTTCGTAGCCTTCGCGGCCGCCCCACAGCACGTAGTTCTCGCCTTTCAGGCGCTGCGTTGCTTCCAGCGCGTTCAATACCTGGGTTGCGGCGAAGGCGAACACATCGGGATTCGGGTTGGTTGCTGCGCCTGCCGCATAGCGTGGATGCGAGAAGAGGTTTGCCGTGCCCCATAGGAGCCTGACGCCCGTCTGCTCCTGCTTGCGCGCGAGCACGTCCGTCATCGTCTTGAAGTTGTTCACGTAGCTTTTGATGCTGTCGCCTTCGGGCGCTACGTCGGCGTCATGGAATGTGTAGAACGGGGTGCCGAGTTTCTGGAACAGTTCGAACGCGTGATCGGCCTTGGCGTGCGCCTTTTCCAGCGCATCACCCGAGCGATGCCATGGACGCTCGAACGTGCCTGGTCCGAACATGTCCGCGCCGGGCCATACGAAGGTATGCCAGTAGCAGACGGCGAGGCGTAGATGATCTTCCATCCGTTTGCCGAGCACGAGTTTGTCCTTGTCGTAGTGGCGATAGGCGAACGGGTTGTCTGTGTGAGGGCCCTCGTAGCGCACGGCGGGCAAGTGTTCGAAGTAGGACATGCGCGTCTCCTGGAATGTCGTAGTGTCGGCTCGACGTTGCATCGAGCTGTGCATGAAGTGATGTCATGCTGACGCTTGCTGGTTTGTGCGGCAATTGCGAAATTCGCCAGCGGGGGTGGTGATTCTTTGTGGTTGCTGGCGCAGGGGGATGGGGCGCCTAGAATTGGCGCGATGGGTTTGGTTGTGTGATTTGGTTTGGTTTGCCAGGGTTTTCACTGGCATCCGCGTTTTGTCTTCGTGCTTCAAGCGTCGCCCCTGTGCGGGGCGACGCTTGAACGGCAAAAACCAAAACGCGGATACCAGCGCAAAGACAAGCACATCGAACGGCGACACAAAGCACAAACCGATAGGCAAGCAAAACCAACCCTCACTGCTCGGAGAGCAAATGCCCCAGCGAACGCACCGAATTGCACTGCTCTTCAACGCAAACAAAGTCTACGACCGAGAAATCATCACAGGCATCGGCAACTACCTGCTTTCAACGCGAGTCGCCTGGGACCTCTTCCTTGAAGAGGACTTCCGCGCGCGCCTAAACGGCATAGAACGTTTCGAAGGCGACGGCTTCATCGCCGACTTCGATGACCCCGCAGTCTGCGAAGCGCTCGCCGACTCGCCCTTACCTGTCGTCGCCGTAGGCGGCTCATACGAAGACGCATCGAAGTACCCACCAAACCTGCCCTACATAGCGACCGACAACATGCAACTCATGTCGCTCGCGTATAAACACCTGATCGGCGCCGGCCTGCAACGCTTCGCCCTCTACAGCCTGCCCGAATCCCCGACCAACCGCTGGGCGCAAGAACGCGAACTCGCATTCAACACGCTGCTGAAAGCAGATGGCATGGAAGGCGACGTGCACCGCGGCCTACCGACCAGCGCGCCCGTCTGGCACCAGGCCAGCGTGCAACTCACCCAATGGCTACAAAGCCTGCCCAAACCCGTCGGCATCATCGCGGTAACGGACGCCCGCGCGCGTCAGGTCTTGCAGGCATGCCTGATCAGCGGCATCCCCGTGCCCGAACAGGTCGCAATCATCGGCATCGACAACGATCCGCTAACGCGTTCGCTCACCCGCATTCCGCTTTCATCAGTGATTCAGGGCACAGAGGAAATGGGCCGCACGGCCGCGCACCTTCTGCATCAGATGCTGGGCGGCGCGCGCTTCGCAGGCCGTCGCATCCTCGTGCCGCCCGTCGGCATCAACGTATGCGAATCGACGAAGCACGAGCCGCTCGCGAGCCCTTACGTGATGCGCGCGCGTCACTACATCCGGCAATACGCCTGCCAGGGTATCAAGACAGAACAGGTCGCCGATTACGTCGGCGTGTCGCGTTCGTCACTTGAAGATTACTTCCGGCGCGAACTCGGCTGCACCGTGCATCAGGAAATCCTCAAGCACAAGCTCGATGTCGCCAAGCAACTGCTCGCCCAGCAGGACATGTCGAGCGCGGAAGTCGCGATTCGCTGCGGCTTCACTTCGTTGCAATACATGTACGCCGTGTTCCGCCGCGAACTCGACTGCACGCCGCGCGAGTATCAGGAACGCATGCAAGCCGCGCAATCGGCTCACAATGCGCCATCCGCATAAATGCCTTAATCTGGTTTGATCCGCGACGATATGAATTTCGCCGACATGCACAGCACCGATACATCTCTTTCATCCAGCGTCCAGGTCGATCGCTGGGGCACGTTACCCGGCCTCGGCGACA
The DNA window shown above is from Paraburkholderia sp. PGU19 and carries:
- the xylG gene encoding D-xylose ABC transporter ATP-binding protein, encoding MAQALLELRGIAKSFAGVKALDGIDLVVAPGECVGLCGENGAGKSTLMKIVSGVYPHGEWSGEILWDGKPLVAQNIRDTERAGIVIIHQELMLVPQLSVAENIFLGNEITLPGGRMNYAAMYQRADELLRELNIAGINVAQPVMNYGGGHQQLIEIAKALNKQARLLILDEPSSSLTAAETKILLDIVRDLKKRGVACVYISHKLDEVEAVCDTITVIRDGKHVATQPMKQLTTDRIIAMMVGREITNLFPREPHEIGDVIFEARNVTCYDVTNTNRKRVDDVSFALRKGEILGVAGLVGAGRTELMQAIFGAYPGVSEAEVWMDGKRLKIRAPADAITAGIAMVPEDRKRHGIVPQLGVGHNITLAVLQRFAKGGRIDTASELDTINSEMKRLSVRAASPMLSIASLSGGNQQKAVLTRMLLTNPSVLILDEPTRGVDVGAKFEIYKLMFALAKRGVSIIMVSSELTEVLGVSDRVLVIGEGELRGDFVNDGLTQEHILTAAIATNTKDADTKGKGPTQLASVA
- the xylF gene encoding D-xylose ABC transporter substrate-binding protein; protein product: MKSAMRRSVLSSLVCAAMAAGLTMIAPLAHASKDKPEIGFCIDDLRVERWSRDRDYFVAAATKLGAKVSVQSADASEARQISQIENLISRGVDVIVIVPFNSKTLGNVVAEAHKAGIKVVSYDRLILDADVDAYISFDNEKVGELQAQGVYNAQPKGNYFLLGGAPTDNNAKMLREGQLKVLKPAIDRGDVKIVGQQWVPEWSAATALRITEDALTANNNKIDAIVASNDGTAGGAIQALAAQKMAGKVPVSGQDADLAAVKRVIAGTQTMTVYKPLKLIAGEAAKLAVDLAKGDKPAYNAKYDNGKKQVDTVLLQPTLLTKSNVDVVIKDGFYTQAQLAGN
- the xylA gene encoding xylose isomerase, giving the protein MSYFEHLPAVRYEGPHTDNPFAYRHYDKDKLVLGKRMEDHLRLAVCYWHTFVWPGADMFGPGTFERPWHRSGDALEKAHAKADHAFELFQKLGTPFYTFHDADVAPEGDSIKSYVNNFKTMTDVLARKQEQTGVRLLWGTANLFSHPRYAAGAATNPNPDVFAFAATQVLNALEATQRLKGENYVLWGGREGYETLLNTDLKREREQLGRFMSMVVEHKHKLGFKGALLIEPKPQEPTKHQYDYDVATVHGFLTQFGLQDEIRVNIEANHATLAGHSFHHEIANAFALGIFGSIDANRGDAQNGWDTDQFPNSVEELTLAFYEILRNGGFKTGGMNFDAKVRRQSIDPEDLVHGHIGAIDVIAVALERAAHLVENDTLGAFKQQRYAGWDSDFGRKVLAGGYSLESLASDAVQRNIAPRHVSGQQERLENIVNQAIYSAAK
- a CDS encoding DNA-binding transcriptional regulator — encoded protein: MPQRTHRIALLFNANKVYDREIITGIGNYLLSTRVAWDLFLEEDFRARLNGIERFEGDGFIADFDDPAVCEALADSPLPVVAVGGSYEDASKYPPNLPYIATDNMQLMSLAYKHLIGAGLQRFALYSLPESPTNRWAQERELAFNTLLKADGMEGDVHRGLPTSAPVWHQASVQLTQWLQSLPKPVGIIAVTDARARQVLQACLISGIPVPEQVAIIGIDNDPLTRSLTRIPLSSVIQGTEEMGRTAAHLLHQMLGGARFAGRRILVPPVGINVCESTKHEPLASPYVMRARHYIRQYACQGIKTEQVADYVGVSRSSLEDYFRRELGCTVHQEILKHKLDVAKQLLAQQDMSSAEVAIRCGFTSLQYMYAVFRRELDCTPREYQERMQAAQSAHNAPSA